The proteins below come from a single Treponema phagedenis genomic window:
- a CDS encoding recombinase family protein — translation MSKEKIKVYLYTRVSTSIQIEGYSLEAQKSQMKAFAIYNDYEIVGEYEDAGKSGKSIEGRIQFNRMMENIKSGKDGVSFVLVFKLSRFARNAADVLSTLQIMQDYGVNLICVEDGIDSSKDAGKLMISVLSAVAEIERENIRIQTMEGRIQKAREGKWNGGFAPYGYKLEDGKLFINEEEAVAIRTIFDQYVNTTIGANGISKYLENHGIRKIPRQNGKNPLFDAGLIRKILKNPVYNGKIAFGRRTLEKVHGTRNEYKQVEQDEYLISEGIHEAIVSDEVWQAAQVKLKSQAKKYEHVNKGKDTRTHLLSGIVKCPICGVGMFGNKCIKKKKDGTKYKDFYYYGCKHRQMIRGHKCTFSKQIREELLDEAVAEVIAKIVSNPKFASMMQEKINMKVDTSEIENEIDNYQKELRKSHSTKFKLIEEIDNLDVEDKHYKRRKQDLDDRLYRMYDKIDELESSLIDAKAKKQTIEAEKLTGDNIYKVLIYFDKLYKVMNDVERRQLISALISEIQVYEEKQPNGQWLKSITFKLPIIDDDLNISLDNDEQVEWLPLPDFSFEIFYRHLLFYIHSSFSVPLWHHEIQASIFAS, via the coding sequence ATGTCAAAAGAAAAAATAAAAGTATACCTCTATACACGAGTATCTACGTCAATACAGATAGAGGGGTATTCGTTAGAGGCACAAAAATCACAAATGAAGGCCTTTGCTATTTACAACGATTACGAAATTGTCGGAGAGTATGAAGATGCCGGAAAGTCTGGCAAATCTATTGAAGGTAGAATACAGTTCAATCGAATGATGGAAAATATAAAATCTGGAAAAGATGGAGTGTCTTTTGTTCTTGTGTTTAAGTTATCAAGATTTGCAAGAAATGCCGCTGATGTTCTTTCTACACTTCAGATAATGCAGGATTATGGAGTGAATCTTATCTGCGTTGAAGATGGCATTGATTCATCTAAAGATGCCGGGAAACTAATGATTTCTGTTTTATCAGCTGTGGCTGAAATAGAAAGAGAAAACATCCGTATTCAAACAATGGAAGGTCGCATTCAAAAAGCAAGGGAAGGAAAATGGAATGGTGGCTTTGCTCCGTATGGATATAAACTTGAAGATGGCAAGCTGTTTATAAATGAGGAAGAGGCAGTTGCCATAAGAACGATTTTCGACCAGTATGTAAATACTACGATAGGAGCCAATGGGATATCTAAATACTTAGAGAATCATGGAATTAGAAAAATCCCAAGACAGAATGGTAAGAATCCTTTGTTTGATGCAGGTCTTATAAGAAAGATATTAAAGAATCCTGTATATAATGGGAAAATAGCATTTGGAAGAAGAACTTTAGAAAAAGTTCACGGTACAAGAAATGAATATAAGCAGGTTGAACAAGATGAGTATCTCATATCTGAAGGGATACATGAAGCTATAGTTTCCGATGAAGTTTGGCAAGCTGCTCAGGTTAAGCTAAAATCTCAAGCAAAGAAATATGAGCATGTGAATAAAGGAAAAGATACACGCACACACTTGCTTTCTGGAATTGTAAAATGCCCGATATGTGGAGTGGGAATGTTTGGAAACAAGTGTATCAAGAAAAAGAAAGATGGCACAAAGTATAAAGATTTTTATTACTATGGTTGTAAACATAGGCAGATGATAAGAGGTCATAAGTGTACTTTCAGTAAGCAAATTAGAGAAGAATTGTTAGATGAAGCTGTTGCAGAGGTGATTGCCAAGATTGTAAGTAATCCGAAATTTGCTTCTATGATGCAAGAAAAAATCAACATGAAGGTGGACACCTCTGAAATAGAAAATGAAATAGATAATTACCAAAAGGAATTGAGAAAGAGTCATTCTACAAAGTTTAAGCTAATTGAGGAAATAGATAATTTAGATGTTGAAGATAAGCATTATAAGAGAAGAAAGCAGGATTTAGATGATAGACTTTATCGTATGTATGACAAAATAGATGAATTAGAATCATCACTAATTGATGCGAAAGCAAAGAAACAAACCATTGAAGCTGAAAAGCTTACAGGAGATAACATATATAAGGTTCTTATTTATTTTGATAAACTCTACAAGGTAATGAATGATGTAGAGCGTAGGCAGTTAATTTCAGCTTTGATTTCTGAAATTCAAGTTTATGAAGAAAAACAACCTAATGGACAATGGCTAAAATCAATTACTTTCAAGCTTCCAATTATAGACGATGACTTGAATATAAGTTTGGACAATGATGAACAAGTTGAATGGCTGCCTTTACCTGATTTTTCTTTTGAAATCTTTTATAGGCATTTGCTCTTTTATATTCATTCGTCTTTTTCAGTTCCTCTTTGGCATCACGAAATTCAAGCTTCGATTTTCGCTTCCTGA
- a CDS encoding VirB4-like conjugal transfer ATPase, CD1110 family — MKDKRKIQQVKLEQNKKKLRSQKQDLKQNKGKSKKDKGGLLDLIFRKEPKRYTVEDTIPYLRLLKSGICQLDEKHFSKSIAFQDINYQLALDEDRDLIFNQFANFLNSFDPSISIEFSYINQLGRNEEMKSAIQIPDKKDGFDDIRLEFREMLKSQIVKGNNGLKKSKYVTFTVEADNLEQATSKLERLEIDILSNLKSMGVRAESLSGEERLKILHDILNPNKTFEFSYKNLRKRESTKTYIVPDEFNFTPSRYFKFGKFIGAVSHFQILASELSDRMLAEFLDIDDNINISFHIKAIDQSEAIKMVKRKNTDIDKMKIEENKKAVRSGYDMDILPSDLITYGEDVKSLLKDLQTRDERMFVVSIVFMNFAKTVQKLDNTISQISSISNKHNCKLKRLDHTQEQGLISVLPLGVNKIEIDRGLTSSSTAVFMPFTTEELFINSSNSLYYGLNALSHNLIMADRKKLKNPNGLILGTPGSGKSFSAKREMANAILVTDDDVIICDPEGEYGNLVRQFNGEVIKVSSKSKDYLNPLDINMNYGDGDAPLKDKANFIMSMLELVVGGSGLTAEEKSVIDRCLPKIYERYFENPEPCNMPILQDLYDMLKGQEEKVGKKLATEMEIYVSGSLNVFNHRSNVDLNKKLLCFDIKELGSQLKKIGMLVIQDQVWNKVSQNRGSKATRYYIDEFHLLLKDEQTASYSVEIWKRFRKWGGIPTGITQNVKDLLMSKEIENIFDNTDFVLMLNQASGDREILARKLKISLPQLRYVTNSNEGEGLLFFGNTIVPFLDKFPKDTILYQKMTTKPEEVR, encoded by the coding sequence TTGAAAGACAAAAGAAAGATTCAGCAGGTAAAGTTAGAACAAAACAAAAAGAAGTTAAGAAGTCAAAAACAGGACTTAAAGCAAAATAAGGGAAAATCTAAAAAAGATAAAGGCGGGCTACTTGACCTTATTTTTAGAAAAGAACCAAAAAGATATACTGTCGAAGATACCATTCCCTATCTTAGACTCTTAAAAAGCGGTATATGTCAGCTTGATGAAAAGCACTTCAGTAAAAGCATAGCCTTTCAGGATATTAACTACCAACTTGCCTTAGATGAAGATCGAGACTTGATTTTTAATCAGTTTGCAAACTTTCTAAATTCCTTTGATCCGAGCATCAGTATTGAGTTTTCCTACATCAATCAACTTGGACGAAACGAAGAAATGAAGTCGGCAATTCAGATACCGGATAAAAAGGACGGTTTTGACGATATACGTCTTGAGTTTAGAGAGATGCTTAAAAGCCAGATTGTAAAGGGAAATAATGGACTGAAAAAATCAAAGTATGTAACCTTTACAGTAGAAGCGGATAATTTAGAGCAGGCAACATCAAAACTTGAAAGACTGGAGATAGATATATTATCTAATCTAAAGAGTATGGGAGTTCGTGCGGAAAGTTTAAGTGGGGAAGAAAGACTCAAGATTCTTCACGATATATTAAATCCCAATAAGACCTTTGAGTTTTCATACAAAAATCTGAGGAAAAGGGAAAGCACTAAAACATACATTGTACCTGATGAATTTAACTTCACGCCTTCAAGGTACTTTAAGTTTGGAAAATTTATCGGTGCAGTAAGTCATTTTCAAATTCTTGCAAGTGAGCTTTCAGACCGTATGCTTGCCGAGTTTTTGGATATTGATGATAACATCAATATTTCCTTTCATATTAAAGCAATCGACCAATCGGAGGCTATTAAAATGGTAAAGAGAAAAAATACCGATATTGACAAGATGAAAATTGAGGAAAATAAGAAAGCGGTAAGAAGCGGTTATGATATGGACATTCTTCCATCGGACTTAATCACCTATGGAGAAGATGTAAAAAGCCTCCTAAAGGACTTACAGACAAGAGATGAGCGAATGTTTGTGGTAAGTATCGTCTTTATGAACTTTGCAAAAACGGTGCAAAAGCTTGATAACACAATCTCTCAGATAAGTTCCATTTCAAATAAGCATAACTGCAAGCTGAAAAGACTTGACCATACGCAAGAACAAGGACTTATCAGCGTGCTACCTCTTGGCGTAAACAAGATTGAGATAGATAGAGGACTAACCTCATCATCTACGGCAGTTTTTATGCCCTTTACCACAGAGGAGCTTTTTATCAATTCAAGTAACAGTCTTTATTACGGACTAAATGCCTTAAGCCATAACCTGATTATGGCAGATAGGAAAAAACTCAAAAATCCAAACGGTCTAATCCTCGGAACTCCTGGAAGTGGTAAATCCTTTAGTGCTAAAAGAGAAATGGCAAATGCAATTTTAGTAACGGACGATGATGTGATTATCTGCGATCCGGAAGGAGAGTATGGAAACCTTGTAAGACAATTTAATGGAGAAGTCATTAAAGTCAGCAGTAAGTCCAAAGATTACCTGAATCCCCTTGATATTAATATGAACTATGGCGATGGGGATGCGCCACTGAAAGACAAAGCAAACTTCATTATGAGTATGCTGGAGCTTGTAGTAGGCGGTAGTGGTCTTACGGCAGAAGAAAAGTCCGTTATAGACAGGTGCTTACCTAAGATTTACGAAAGGTATTTTGAAAATCCAGAACCTTGTAATATGCCTATACTTCAAGACCTATACGATATGTTAAAAGGACAGGAAGAAAAGGTCGGTAAAAAGCTGGCAACGGAGATGGAAATCTATGTATCAGGTTCCCTTAATGTTTTTAATCACAGGTCAAATGTGGACTTAAATAAGAAACTCCTGTGCTTTGATATTAAAGAGCTTGGAAGTCAGCTAAAGAAAATCGGTATGCTTGTTATACAGGATCAGGTGTGGAATAAAGTATCTCAAAATAGAGGAAGCAAGGCTACAAGGTACTATATAGATGAGTTTCACTTGCTATTAAAAGATGAGCAGACAGCATCTTATTCTGTGGAAATATGGAAGCGTTTTAGAAAATGGGGAGGTATTCCAACAGGTATTACGCAAAATGTCAAAGACCTACTTATGAGTAAGGAAATTGAAAATATCTTTGATAATACGGACTTTGTCTTAATGCTAAATCAAGCGTCAGGAGATAGAGAAATTTTAGCAAGAAAACTTAAAATCTCACTTCCTCAGCTTAGATATGTTACCAACTCCAATGAGGGCGAGGGACTACTGTTCTTTGGAAATACCATTGTTCCTTTCCTTGATAAGTTCCCGAAGGATACAATTCTCTATCAGAAGATGACTACCAAGCCTGAAGAAGTGAGGTAG
- a CDS encoding PrgI family protein has product MAYVPIPKDLKKVKTKVAFNLTKRQMIGFTLAGLVGLPVYLFMRKVVPNDIAVIFLIVSTLPIFFITLFEKDGLTFEKYFKYIYLHKFYQPQKRVRKEVYLERQKKDSAGKVRTKQKEVKKSKTGLKAK; this is encoded by the coding sequence ATGGCGTATGTACCAATCCCAAAAGACCTAAAGAAGGTAAAAACAAAGGTAGCTTTTAACTTAACCAAAAGGCAGATGATAGGTTTCACACTCGCAGGACTGGTAGGACTACCAGTCTATTTATTTATGCGAAAGGTCGTTCCAAATGATATAGCCGTCATATTTCTCATTGTGTCCACACTCCCTATCTTTTTCATCACTCTTTTTGAAAAGGACGGACTGACATTTGAGAAATATTTTAAATATATTTACCTTCATAAGTTTTATCAGCCACAAAAAAGAGTGAGAAAGGAGGTTTACCTTGAAAGACAAAAGAAAGATTCAGCAGGTAAAGTTAGAACAAAACAAAAAGAAGTTAAGAAGTCAAAAACAGGACTTAAAGCAAAATAA